A region of Pelagicoccus sp. SDUM812003 DNA encodes the following proteins:
- a CDS encoding c-type cytochrome, whose protein sequence is MPAYPQTSLLRCCGGKLLKSRLLLLLIPGVLAVAVGTLYAIRRPEVTPAIRGKQLAHEMGCFACHGPDGVNGIPDPISPAGRMPGWEKGTAVMYVDNEQEIREWILYGKPHDEQHPPIEGLRAENIEPMPAYEGLVSERELDDLVAYFVAVAEFFPNMPDEAYEGSVVAREFGCFGCHGPSGMGGMPNPKSFTGIIPAWDGEDFKELVKDDDELREWILKGTSSRLMEHPVGRYFLERQVIQMPGYRKQMTDEELEKLIIYIKWLRGHEAKDKEAENPIA, encoded by the coding sequence ATGCCCGCGTATCCCCAAACCTCCCTTTTACGTTGTTGCGGTGGCAAGCTCCTCAAAAGTCGCCTGCTTCTGCTCCTCATCCCTGGCGTGCTTGCTGTCGCGGTAGGCACGCTCTACGCGATTCGGCGGCCTGAGGTCACGCCAGCCATTCGCGGCAAGCAGCTGGCTCATGAGATGGGCTGCTTCGCGTGTCACGGCCCCGATGGAGTGAACGGCATTCCCGATCCGATCTCCCCTGCCGGTCGCATGCCGGGCTGGGAAAAAGGCACCGCGGTCATGTACGTAGATAACGAGCAGGAGATCCGCGAATGGATCCTGTATGGAAAACCTCATGACGAGCAGCACCCACCGATCGAGGGCCTGCGAGCGGAGAACATCGAGCCGATGCCGGCCTACGAGGGCCTGGTTTCGGAGCGGGAGCTTGACGATCTGGTGGCCTATTTCGTGGCGGTAGCGGAGTTTTTTCCCAACATGCCGGACGAGGCTTACGAAGGCAGCGTCGTGGCTCGCGAGTTCGGCTGCTTCGGCTGCCATGGCCCTTCTGGCATGGGCGGCATGCCAAACCCTAAGAGTTTCACCGGCATCATCCCAGCTTGGGATGGAGAGGACTTCAAGGAACTGGTGAAAGACGATGACGAGCTGCGCGAGTGGATTCTCAAGGGTACTAGCTCCCGTCTGATGGAGCACCCGGTTGGTCGCTATTTTCTCGAACGCCAAGTCATCCAGATGCCTGGCTACCGCAAGCAGATGACAGACGAGGAGCTGGAAAAGCTAATCATCTACATCAAGTGGCTACGCGGACACGAGGCCAAGGACAAGGAAGCGGAGAACCCCATTGCATAG
- a CDS encoding MerC domain-containing protein produces the protein MRESEEIGDNKTWDLLGISLSVLCAIHCLSVPLLIGILPLIGLDFVADHEFEWVMMGIIFLVATWGYWRGYLRHRRKQIFWFLLLGVAIFACVRPFLSEEFHPVATLAGGLVFVMGHWKNWHWHRPSCRRSCCSHG, from the coding sequence ATGCGTGAGAGCGAGGAGATCGGAGACAACAAGACGTGGGACCTGCTGGGGATCTCGCTGTCGGTGCTGTGCGCCATTCACTGCCTCTCGGTGCCGCTTCTGATTGGAATCCTGCCTTTGATCGGATTGGATTTCGTGGCTGATCACGAATTCGAATGGGTGATGATGGGCATCATCTTTCTGGTCGCCACCTGGGGCTACTGGCGCGGCTACCTTCGCCATCGCCGCAAGCAGATCTTTTGGTTCCTGCTTCTAGGCGTGGCCATTTTCGCCTGCGTGCGTCCGTTCCTGAGCGAGGAGTTTCACCCGGTAGCGACGCTAGCGGGTGGGCTGGTTTTCGTGATGGGTCATTGGAAGAACTGGCATTGGCATCGGCCGAGCTGTCGTCGGTCTTGCTGCTCGCACGGCTAG
- a CDS encoding Fur family transcriptional regulator — translation MSCENEHFDAAISSLKRERYRITEPRKALLRLLVDSERPLSAEEAHDRLGSSDYDLVTVYRNLETFETAGIATRILTESGKSLFELNRSEHHHHHIICRKCHRAERLDHCEIEKLETLATKLGFTEVTHVLELYGVCDDCR, via the coding sequence ATGAGCTGCGAAAACGAACACTTCGACGCCGCGATCTCCTCGCTGAAGCGCGAGCGCTACCGCATCACCGAGCCACGAAAGGCCCTCCTGCGCCTGCTCGTCGATAGCGAGCGGCCCCTGAGCGCCGAGGAGGCGCACGATCGATTGGGCTCCAGCGACTACGATCTGGTCACCGTTTATCGCAATCTCGAAACCTTCGAAACGGCAGGAATCGCCACTCGCATCCTAACCGAGTCCGGAAAGTCGCTTTTCGAGCTCAATCGCTCCGAACACCACCATCACCACATCATCTGTCGCAAGTGCCACCGAGCCGAGCGGCTCGACCACTGCGAGATCGAAAAGCTGGAAACCTTGGCCACCAAGCTCGGCTTCACCGAAGTCACCCACGTGCTCGAGCTCTACGGCGTCTGCGACGATTGCCGCTAG
- a CDS encoding trypsin-like peptidase domain-containing protein: MSNSSKPYRFVFPFLLFAICVFLVTYVANYLFEETHQGTRDGARSGGPTDQTFLPGERNTIEVFQKASPAVVFVHNIQNQFDIRTWTVSEIPQNTGSGFLWDARGHIVTNYHVVQQADRIAVTLIDGNTYEAVKVGVEPSKDLAVLKIDLVETNVTPLGELVADSSKILVGQKSIAIGNPFGLDHTLTVGTISALGRSMTSIVKNVTIRDMIQTDAAINPGNSGGPLLDSKGRLIGMNTLILRDSTGIGFAVPSNTIKRIVGQIIEFGRPIRSGIGVTVFSDQSFAGLASRLGIEGVLLREVLPGSPAEKAGLQGTTRDRMGRIVLGDVLQGVNGAPIRNVDDLYHAFDLKKAGEQVEIVFYRQGKQYSVTTQIQEIDSGVE; this comes from the coding sequence ATGTCGAATTCCAGCAAACCCTACCGCTTCGTCTTTCCCTTCCTGCTTTTCGCGATCTGCGTCTTTCTCGTCACCTACGTGGCCAACTACCTCTTCGAAGAGACTCATCAGGGGACGCGCGATGGCGCTCGAAGCGGCGGACCCACGGATCAGACGTTCTTGCCGGGCGAACGCAATACCATCGAGGTTTTTCAGAAAGCGTCCCCAGCCGTTGTATTCGTCCATAACATACAGAATCAGTTCGACATCCGCACCTGGACCGTGTCGGAGATTCCCCAAAATACCGGTTCCGGTTTTCTCTGGGATGCTCGCGGACACATCGTGACCAACTACCACGTGGTGCAGCAGGCGGATCGCATCGCGGTTACGCTGATCGACGGCAACACCTACGAGGCGGTCAAGGTCGGGGTGGAGCCCAGCAAGGATTTGGCTGTGTTGAAAATCGATCTGGTGGAAACCAACGTCACTCCGCTGGGCGAGCTGGTGGCGGATTCCTCCAAGATATTGGTTGGACAGAAGAGCATCGCCATCGGCAATCCGTTCGGCCTCGACCATACGCTGACCGTGGGCACGATTTCCGCTCTAGGGCGAAGCATGACCTCGATCGTGAAAAACGTGACCATTCGCGATATGATCCAGACCGACGCGGCGATCAATCCCGGTAATTCCGGCGGTCCGCTGCTCGATAGCAAAGGTCGTCTCATCGGAATGAATACGCTGATCCTGCGCGACTCCACCGGTATCGGCTTCGCCGTCCCGTCCAACACCATCAAGCGCATCGTGGGGCAGATCATAGAATTCGGACGACCGATCCGTTCTGGAATTGGGGTGACCGTCTTTAGCGACCAGAGCTTCGCCGGGCTCGCTAGCAGGTTGGGCATCGAGGGAGTGCTCCTGCGCGAGGTCCTGCCGGGATCCCCCGCTGAAAAGGCGGGGCTTCAGGGAACGACGCGCGACCGTATGGGAAGAATTGTATTGGGAGATGTACTACAGGGCGTCAATGGCGCCCCGATTCGCAACGTGGACGATCTCTATCACGCCTTCGACCTGAAAAAGGCGGGCGAGCAGGTGGAGATCGTTTTCTACCGGCAAGGAAAGCAGTATTCGGTGACGACCCAGATCCAGGAAATCGATAGCGGAGTGGAGTAG